The DNA sequence CAGTATTCCTGTCCAGTCAATTGCCAATTTGATTTTAAACAGGAGCACTGCAACAATCAGTAATAGCATCGATACCATGGTGGCTAATTCTTTTAAACTTGACGAAACGGTCGCCGAAGCTTGGGAATTGATGTTTAACCCCTACGAAATATCCCCAACCTACCAGACTTGGTTGCTCGTCAATCCAACGGATCTAGGGATGACACCGATCAAAACGGAGAATGGGCAGATGGAAGCTACCATTATTGTTCAGTCAAAACCAGAGCTGCGTTTTGGCCCAAAGCCAGCTGCTAATCCAGTAATAAAATTACCAGATTTTGAATACAGGATGCTCAACGAAAGTGCAGAAGATGGCTTTCAGATTTTCCTGGATGCTACACTGCCCTACGAAGAAGCGGAGCGGCTTACCCAGCAGAGCATCAAAGGAGAACGCTTTGAGCAAGGCAGTCGTTATGTGGTAGTTGAAGACATAGAATTGTTTGGCCAGGGAAACAACCTGGTGATCAACCTTTTACTTTCAGGTAGCTACAATGGCCACATTTATCTCACCGGAGAGCCCGTTTTCAATCCTCGAAGAAATCGGATTGAAGTGGAAGACCTGGAGTACACCTTGGATAGTAAGAACTTTCTCCTCAAGTCGGCAGCTTGGTTAGCGAAAGGGACCCTGAAGAAGAAGCTACAGGAAAACATGGACTATCTGATGGATTATAACCTTAGCGATGCCCAAAAACAAATGCAGGAACAACTGCAAGACTATGAGATAAGCCCAGGGGTAAAACTCCAGGGCGCACTGGATGAATTGAACATCTACAATGCTTACCTGACGACCAACGGCATCAAAGTTGTGATGGCACTGAAGGGGGATTTAGGGGTCATCGTAGATGGCTTAGCAGATTTTGGAATGTAAACACTAAAAATTGGTGGTTCTTTGGCGGACGATTATTATTTTTGCCGGCTATGCGGTTGAAACAACTAGAAATAAAGGGTTTTAAAAGTTTCGCCAACGAAACTCAGGTCAACTTCTCTGAAGATGTGATCGGTATCGTAGGGCCTAACGGAAGTGGTAAATCAAATATCGTTGATGCCATTCGTTGGGTACTAGGGGAGCAGAAGAGTAAAGAATTGCGCCTTGACCAAATGTCGAGTGTGATTTTTAATGGCACCAAGAAGAAGAAAGCTTCCGGGATGGCATCGGTTTCCCTGACCTTTGAAAACACGAAGAACCTTCTCCCTACAGAATACAACACCGTTACCATCACCCGGATGCTGTACCGAACGGGGGAGAGCGAGTACCGCCTCAATGGCGTTACCTGCCGATTGATGGACATTACCAGTCTGTTTTTGGACACCGGAATTGGCTCCAACTCTTATGCCATCATTGCCTTGGGGATGGTAGATGATATCTTGGCAGACAAGGACAATTCCCGCCGTAAAATGTTTGAGCAAGCGGCAGGTATTTCCAAATACAAAATTCGTAAAAAGCAGACCCTCAATAAATTGAAGAATACAACGGATGATCTCGACCGGATCGAAGACCTGTTGTACGAAATCAATGGCAACCTGAGTTCACTCGAAAAACAGGCCAAGCGTGCCAAGAAGTATTTCGAACTAAAGGAAAGCTACAAAGACCTCAGTTTGCAATTGGCCCGAATAAAAATTGATGACCTAAGGGCCAGACACAAAGTGCTCCAGCAGCAACTTACCGAAGAAGAAGACAAATACCGGCAATACGAAATTGATATTACCCAGCTAGAAGCCGGGATAGAGTCGGAACGCAAAGCCCACGTAGATAAAGAAAAAGCACTTTCTGATCGTCAGCGAGACTTGAATAATCTCATCAGTCAGTTGAGAAATAAAGAAAGTGATCGACAAATGCTTAAGCAGCGTTTGCAGTTCATTACCCAAAATCAGGAAAAACTTACCCAGGATATCGCCCAGGCAAAACAGCGACTTACCCAACTGGAGAGCCAACTGGAAGATTACCGGGGAGAATTGAATGCTGAAAAGAGGGTAGAAGCTCGCCTGGAATTAGAATTGACGACTGCGGAAGAAAAGTTGGCACAAATACGCGCTAGCCATGGTTCCGTAAAGGCCAATCTAGACAGTATTGTCGGAGAACAGCAATCTGTCGAACGTGAAGTTTTTGAGCAGGAGAAACGAAGAGCCATTAACCAAAGTCGGATGGATAATTTCGAGCAGCAAAAAGCTCGAAATACCCAGGACATGGCCACTCGTGAGGAGGATATGCGCGATTTGAACGACCGCCTCAAAGCACTGGAAGCCAAGGAAAAAGAAGCGCTCAAAGATGTAGAAGCCCTAGAGTTAGCCGAAGAACAGCGCCAACAAAAAGTTGCGGAATCTGAAGCCCGACTGGAAGACCTCAATCAACGGCGCACCAAAGTCAATCGTACCCTTGATGCCAAGCGCAATGAGTATAAGTTGACCAAGAGCATGATCGAAAGTCTGGAAGGCTTTCCAGAATCGATACGCTTTTTGAATCAAAATAAAAGCTGGAAACAGGATGCTCCTTTGTTATCGGATCTTCTGTACGTTAAGGAGGACTACCGCGTAGCGATTGAGAATTATCTGGAGCCTTACCTGAATTATTACGTGGTCGAGAACCTCGAAGAAGCGTATGAGGCGATTCAGTTGTTGGGGCGTAGCCAAAAAGGCAAAGCCAATTTCTTCATCCTGGATGCTTTCAAAGAATACCTTCCTCCGGCAGAATTTTTGCCCTCAGGGATGCTGTTTGCTGCTGATCTGATTGAAACGGAAGACAAGTATCGCCGACTGGTGGCTTATCTTCTCGAAAAAGTACTCGTCACTGAGGGGGAAGACGTTAAAGCAGCTAATGCTGGAGGCGATTGGATTGTCCTTGGCCGGAGTGGTCGTTTTATTCGTCGACGCTTTAGTGTATCAGGTGGATCAGTGGGTTTGTTTGAAGGAAAGAAGATTGGCCGTAAGAAGAACCTGGAAATCCTGGAAAAAGCCATCGCTCAGGGCGAAAGAGAAGAGCAAAAGCTCTCAACGGAATACTTTCAGGAGAAAAACGACCTGGAGCGCCTAAAGCAGCAACGCAGTCAGCAAGGAATTCAACAGGCGCGGCAGGCACTGAATCAAATTTCACAACAGAAAGTTTCCTTGCTTACCAGGCTTGAGAATTTCCAGTCGTTCATGAGTGATATGCTCCAGAAAAATGAGCAGTTGCAAGCGGACATCCGCCGCATGGAGGAAGAAAACAAGGAAATCGAAGCCCAACTGGCAGGCGGCCAACGACGAGTAGCAGAAATAAAAGCGCAAATCGCTAATACCGACGGTAGCTACCGGGAAATTGCCGAAGAATTAAGTGCTGCTTCTGCCGCTTTCAATGAGAAGAACATCTCCTTTATTCGTCAGCAAAACCGGGTGACGGCACTTCAGCAGGAACTGTCTTTTCGCGAAAAGCAACTTACGGAAATCAACACCGTCCGCAAAAGCAATGAAGCCTCATTGCTTGGTAGCCAAGAAGAGATTCAAAATACGCAGACCAAAGTCGATGATTTAGAGATTGAACTTCAGGGGCTTTACGAAGAAAAAACCAAGCGAGAAGCTGGTTTAACAGCGGCTGAACAGGCATACTTTGAAGCACGTGGTGGCATCAATGAGTTGGAAGACAAGCTTCGCAAAGTGGGTCGCCTGCGCCAGGATGCCCAAATCTTGATCAACCAACTGAAAGACAAATTCAGTAGTGTAAAATTCGACATCAGTACGGTGGCCCAACGCCTACGGATAGAGTTCTCGATTGACGTGAATGAGTTTATCAACCAAGAGGCAGAGATCGATGAGCAGGTTGAAAAAATGGATCCTACCGAGCTCGAACTCAAGGTAGAACGCATGAAAAGCCGGATCGACAACTACGGCGAGATCAACCCCATGGCCGTCGAAGCCTACGATGAGATGAAAGAACGCTTTGACACCATCACCACCCAGCGAGAGGATATTGTGGCAGCCAAAGACTCTTTGATTCAAACCATCAAGGAAATTGAAGAAACGGCTACCGTTCAGTTTTTGGATGCCTTTGACAAGGCCCGGATTTACTTTATTGATGTATTTCGCAGTCTCTTTACGGAAGATGACAACTGTGACCTGATCTTGCTCGAACCGGAAAATCCACTGGAATCAAAGATCGAAATCGTAGCGAAGCCTAAAGGGAAACGCCCACAATCTATCAGCCAGTTATCGGGTGGAGAAAAAACATTAACGGCCACGGCCTTGCTTTTTGCCCTTTACCTGCTTAAGCCTGCACCGTTCTGTATTTTCGATGAGGTCGACGCCCCTCTGGATGATGCCAACATCACCAAGTTCAACCGCATCATCAAGAAATTCAGTAAGGAAAGCCAGTTCATCATCGTCACCCACAACAAGCTCACCATGGAAGCTGTAGATACCATCTACGGTGTATTCACCAATGAGAAAGAGGGAAGTGGGGTACTACCCGTAGAATTCTCGGAATTGGATGGTAGTGGCTTCTTTAAGGCCGCGCAAACGACGTAACCCGTAGTCTGGGCTTCAGCCCGGACGTGTAATTTTCACTTTAGCTTGACCACAAAAAATTTCAGAGAAGGTTTAAAATGTAGTTGGATAAGATTTTGCCTAGCTTTTGATCTGGCCGGGCTGAAGCCCAGCCTACGATTATTCCTCTTCCTGATACCTATCTCTTCCCGAACGATCAATGACCGTGCTACTTGCTTGCTGTGTGCCCTGGAGGACAACGTCGAGGATATTTACGTGAGCGGGTTGTTGGGCAATAAAGTATACGGTGGCTGCCACATCACGACTGGTCAGTGGTTGAAATCCTTCGTAGATGTTTGCTTTTTCCTGATCACCATCAAAGCGTACCAGTGCGAATTCAGTTTCTTCCACGTGGGCCGGAGCTACCTGGCTCACCCGCACACCATGCTGGTGTAAATCAAGTCGCATACTCTTGGTGAGGGCATCTACTGCAAATTTGGTGGCGCAGTAGACGTTGCCTTTAGGGTAAACCTCTTTGCCCGCAGTAGAGGCAACATTGATGACGTGCCCATGTCCGCGAGCCACCATGCCCGGGGTGACCGCTCTGGTAAGGTAGAGCAGGCCTTTGATATTGGTATCAATCATTTCATCCCAATGCTCAAGATGCCCTTCGTGAATAGGATCAAAGCCCTTGGCTTTACCCGCATTATTCATCAATATATCAATCGTAGACCACTCTGCGGGCAGACTATCGATAGCAGCTTGCACAGCCTCTGCAGAACGTACATCAAAGACGAGTAGGTGAGACTCCGTGCCGTAGCGTTCCTTCCACTCTTGTTGGAGGGCTTGAAGTCTTTCAGCCCTGCGGCCAGTGATGATAAGCCGATAGCCATTGGCAGCAAACTTAGCGGCCGTCGCTTTACCAATTCCTGAAGTAGCTCCCGTGATCAGGATACATTTCCCTTTACCCGCTTCGCTTTCCAAAAGCGCAGAAGCTTCTCGTTGCTGAATCAGGGCTTCTAATCGGCTTACATTGTCCTTGAGGGCTTGTAAGGTGTTTTGTTCTTGTTGAAGATCAGATTTATGGGCCATAAGCTTGAAGACCGCGTCATTTTCTGGAGTTTTGAACTCCGGGTTAATGGAAATAGCTTGTTGATAAGCATGGTAAGCTTGCTCGTGTTCATGCTGGCGATGGTGCAAAAGTGCCAAGTCATAATAAACAAAAGAGTGCTCAGGATTGATCTCTATGGTTTTTTGAAATGCCTTTAGTGCTTTTTTAGGATGATCAAGTGCACCGGCATATAAGAGCCCTAGTTGATAATAAGCATCCTCGGGAGTACCTTCTCTTTTTGCAGCTTCCTTAAAGTATTTTACCGCTTTTCCCGTAGCGTTAGGCTCTGCTTGAAGGCTTAATTCGCCTAAGCGAAACCATACATCAGCTCCCTGTTCATTGATGCTCACCAGGCGGGCCAAATATTTTCTAGCAAGGGCTGGTTGTCCTGCTAAATCGGCCAATTCTGCTGCTAGAAACAAGCCATTTTCGTGTTGCGGATTTTTGGTTAGCAAAAAGTTGACCTGCTCACTGGCTTCTTCCGCACGATCATCCTGTGCAAGTAGTAGCGCATAATTGTAGCGCAAAGCTTCATTGTTAGGAAAAGATTCAAGCCCGGCTTCTAACAATGTTATACCATCACTCATAGCGTCGCTATCGGCTAAGCGCCATGCTTTTTCCACTAGCAATTCGGCTTCTTCCTCCACATCCTCTTGTGCCTCATTCTCGGAGGGATCGCCTTCTAGCACCTCCATCCCAAAATCTTCTTCTTCCGGATGTTCTTCTGGTTCTCCTTCTAATATCTCTATGCCAAAGTCTTCTTGATTATCGCCATTTTCCTTTTCTTCTTCATCGAAGGTAGGAGTGGAAGGGAGTAAGTCTATTCCTGGTATACCGGTTAAATCCAGAGGTGGGACTTCTTCTTCCGCTGTTTCTGTTGCTACAACTTCCGCTACTGTTGGGGTTTCCGGTTGCGTTGGTGTTGGGGTTTCCTCTGCAAAGCTTTCGCGGAAAGCATCTCCTGCCTCAGTTTCATCCAGGAAGATGAAAAGTTGCTGATAAGCATTGTGTTGGAATTGGTAAAGTTCTAAATGTAGGTTACTACGCAAAAGGCGGATAAACTCTCCGGCTTCCCCTGAAATATCCCGAACTGCTTTCAAGTGGCTTGCAAATCCTTCATTATCCAGGCGTTCATCTTCCCGTTTTTGACGACGTAAATCGAGGTAGCGATCTTGCCAGAAGTTGATGTATTGAATAATGTCAGAAACCCTTTCAAAACTGGTAGCAACAACTTCTTTTTCACCATTTTCCGCCAACCTGTAGCCGGGAATAACCACCGGCAGTACATCGTGGCCATGTTCATTGAGCATACTCAATCCGCTCTCCATACACTTGGTAGAACGAAGGAAATTATCACTGATCAATAAAATAATGGCGCCTTCAAATCCTTTTAGCTTACTGGCCAGGCTTTGTTCCTGGTCTCTTTGAATAGCTACTTTTTGCAAGGTGATGACCGGTGCCAAATCAGTGGCAATCTTACTTGCAACCTCTTCGTTTTCAGCACAGTAAGCTAGTGATACGGGGATGTTTAATGTTTGCATAGTTGGATTTAGCTAAAAGCGAAAAAGTTTAGGATGCTGAAAGCAATTGTTGAATGCTTTGCTCGAATTCTTCTTGGAAAGCCTCGAAGCGGGAGGTAGCTGGCCCATCAAATCCTGTATGAATTTTTCTTACCCGATTTTCCTTATCAATGAAAAGCAAGGTAGGGTAGGAGATGATTTCGTTGAGCATGGGCAATGCCTTGGAAGCTTCTTCTTTGTCGTAATAGCCTCCCCAAAGAACAGGATAAGGAATTTCATTGCGTTCTTGATAGCGTCCAAGTGCGGCCAATGCTCTTTCCTCGTCTCGATAACGCTCAAAACCAATGCTTATTACCTGAAGGTCAGGATGAGGGTTTTTTGAAAAATAATCCAATAAGAACTGGGTCTCGTCCTTGCAATTAGGGCACCATGTCCCCATCAGTTGCACGAGTTTAGCCTTGCCGGCAAATGCTTCATCAGATAGACTCACTGGCTCCCCTTTGGTATTAGGGAACGTAAAATCGATAGCTTGGCCGCCATCAATGACCTTCGTCAACTCATAGGGGCTTTTGAGTGTAGCTTCCGAGTTTCGACGCGCTTCCCAAATGGTGCGATAGTGTTTGCCAGAACGGAAAGAACCTACCATTGTTTCGTTATCAGCATCAATCTGAGCCTCAAACAAAAAAGCATGTGCACCATCGAAAACTGATAAATAAGCTTTATTGCCAGAGACTTCTCCTTCCAGATAGCGATAATCGCCTGTTTCCGTACGGAAAGTGCCGCTGAGCTGGTTGTTGTTTTGAACAAATTCTCCAATACCTGCAAAGGCTGCTGATTCATCGCCACCAGGGCCAAAGGTAACTTCCCAAATACCGGATAGATCCAGCGCGGGCGCTTTAGGGATTTTAGTAAAACGATGGTTTTCACCAAAATGAGCAATAAAGGGAATGCTGTAATTTTCGCGGTAATTAACGACATATTCTCCCTCAATCAGACCTTCCTCATAGAGCCCTACGATATAAGTATCGTAGATAGGAAAATTGATCCTGATGGAATCTTTTGCCCTGTATTTGCTGCGGCCGAAAGAGACATCTTTGACGACAATCCTTTCATCTCCATTGAGAAACACGATTTGAAAAGTGGTGTCGTCGGTGTATTCTACTTCGAAATTGAAGGGAAGTTCACCATTGGTCACTTCGTCGAAAGTGAGCCCAAGCTTGTCTTCCCGGTACTCGCCTTTAGGATTGGGGGTGACAGCACTAGGATCAAGTTGCAGGACTGCTCGCCAAACACCGGGGGGGATTTTGGTATACGGATTTTCCATCCGCAAACAAGTAGTAAGCGTGAGCAGGGCAATGGCAGCCAAAAGTAAAGGAGCAAGTTTCACAAGCGTAGTTTAAGAACAATAACGGATAAGATCACAAAGGGTTATGATTTGCTCCCTTTAAAGTGATCATCTTTGTATTTAAAAAGGATATTGAAGGAAGTCAGACTACCGTAAATCCTGGTGATGTACTGCTGAAGGTTCACTTTCTCTTCGTCAATCAGCGCACTGCTATTGATTCTTTGCTCCATCACCCGCAAGCGATCTCTGACCATTACGATTTTGTGGAAGAAGGTATCAATTTCCATTTCTTTTTCCTTCATATCCGGGTCTTCCGGACGAAGGATAAGCGTGCCGTTGATCCACTTGTCGCCTAACTCCACTTTTTCTTCCAGACCATTGTAGGTCTTTAAAATTTTGATCAGTGCCTTTTCTGCTTCGGTAAAGCTTACTTCTTCTTCCGCTGTAATGGCTTCCACGACTTCCCATTTGTCATAATCGCGGCCTACCAGCTTTACGCCATAAAGCGTAAAAGTCAATTCATAAGCAGCCGGATGCAGTCGAATAACTACACCATCACCATAGGCGGGATGTTTTACCCGCGATCCTACTCCTAATACTCCTTCCATATTTTAAGACTATCCTTTTGGGTTAAAAATCAGGAATTTAATATTTCCATATCCAAATCTCCTTCCGATTTGGCGATCAAAGTAGAAACGGTTGCGTCACCAGTGACATTAACAACTGTTCTACACATATCGAGAATACGATCGACAGGGAAGATGATGGCTATCCAGGCAGGATTTAATCCTACGGATTGCAGGACAACAATCATCATCACCAAGCCTGCTGAAGGCACCGCTGCTGATCCAATCGAGGCCAATGTTGCGGTTAACACAATGGTTGCTTGCTGAGCGATAGACAGATCTACAAAGTGCATTTGAGCCATAAATACGACTGCCACTGCTTGATAAAGGCTCGTGCCATCCATGTTGACAGTCGCTCCAATCGGCAAGACAAAGTTGGATACGTTCTTCGATACACCAAGGTTATCTCTAACACACTCCAGGGTTACTGGTAAGGTAGCAGCACTGGAACTGGTAGAAAAGGCCAGGAATTGTGCTGGACTGATCTTTCTGAAAAAAGCCGCGTAAGGCAGTTCTCTCACAAAAATCTTCATCAACAAGGGGTAGAACACAAAAATCATAAAGGCCAAGCCCGCAACCAAAACAAGGGAATACGCAGCTAATCCTTTGAAAATTTCAATGACCTCTGCCGTTGTACTCGCCATTTTTGCAATGACGCCAGCCATTAGCGCAAAGACAAAAAATGGGGCAGCGTTCATTACCACCTCAACCATCTTCAGAAAAACCTCGTTGGTGCCGTCGATAAAGGCCATCACTGGCTCGGCTTTTTCTCTTGGAATCATCAAAAGAACGATACCGAAAAAGATGCCGAAGAAGATGACTTGCAACATCAATTTTCCGTCTGAAAGCGACTGGAAAATATTTTCGGGGACAAAATCCACGAAAAACTGCAAAGGGCCTGCTTCTTTCATTTGCGAAGCATCCGCCATCTTTTTAGAAAGTGATGGATCTTCCTGTGCACGGTTGAGTTCGTCTACTAATTCAGAAGCCGCAGCATCTCTAAAATTAGCGTAAGCAGGATCCGAAAGAAAATGCTTACCATCCAATATTTCTACACCATCTGTCTGCTGAACCCAAAGCTCATATTTTATCCGGTTCTTGATACGTTGATCTTGTGCGATAGTTGCACCTGGCTGAGCAATATTTACCAAAATGAGGCCAACCCCCACAGCCGCGACGGTTGTAATCAGGTAGGCCGCCATGGTCTTGGCACCCATCCTGCCTAGTTTGGATAAATCAGGTAAGGTGCTGATGCCTGAAATGATAGAAAGTAATACCAAGGGGACAGCAATGAACTTCAACAGGCGGATGAAAATGGTTCCAAATGGATCAATCCAATCAATTGTAAACTTGTTCCAGCCCCACTTCACAGAAAAGAAAGCGTAGATAATACCTAAAAACAGGCCAATAATAATTTTCCAATGCAGCGGTAGGTTCTTCATGAATCGAGGAGGATAGTTAGAAATAGCCCCCAAATTAACGAAATTTCTGATTCAGCGCTTTTTTGTCAATTGATTATCACAAAATAGCGGAGGTTTCACCAGTTCGCTTAATTCTCTTAAGTTTGCCGCATGAGATTGGAAAACGATTTATTGCTACGTGTTGCTCAAGGAGCAGAAGTAGAGCGCCCCCCAGTGTGGCTGATGCGTCAGGCAGGAAGAATATTACCGGAATACCGTGCTTTGCGGGCAAAGCTTAGCGGGTTTAAAGAACTTGTGGAGACCCCCGCCTTGGCGGCAGAGGTAACCCTGCAACCTGTTGATATTCTGGGTGTGGATGCTGCCATTATCTTCTCCGACATATTGGTTATCCCCGAAGCTATGGGGCTGACTTACGAGATGATTGAGAAGAAAGGGCCCTCTTTTCCTACAACGATCAAATCTCGTCAAGACATCGATGATTTGATCACGGGTGAGACAGCGGCTTCAGAACTTACCTACGTTTATGATGCTTTAACCCTCACGAAAAAACAATTAGCCGGTCGGGTGCCGCTGATCGGTTTCGCGGGTGCTCCCTGGACCATCATGGCTTATATGGTGGAAGGTGGCGGAAGCAAAACTTTTTCCAAAGCCCGCAAGATGCTATTCCGTGAACCAGCAATGGCGCATGCACTGCTTGAAAAGATTACCATTACAACCATTGCTTATCTAAAACAGAAGGTCAAGCACGGGGCAGATCTTATCCAGTTGTTTGACTCCTGGGCTGGAATTTTATCTCCTGAGTTGTACCGGGAGTTTGCTATTCCTTATCTACGCCAGATTACTGAAGCATTGCGTGAAGACGGTACGCCAGTGACGATCTTTGCCAAAGATGCCTGGTTTGCGCTTCCTGATTTAGCCGCATTGCCATGCCAGGTGATTGGTTTGGATTGGACGCAGCAACCTGCCGAGTTACGTAAATCTCTCCAAACAGATAAAGCTTTTCAGGGCAACCTTGATCCTTGCCAGCTTTATGCTCCCGGAGAAAAAGTAGCAGCAGCTACTAAAAAAATGCTGAGCACCTTTGGCAAAAAACACATTGCCAACCTTGGCCATGGTGTTTACCCGGATACCCCGCTTGAAGGCGTCAGGGCTTTTATTCAAACGGTACAATCCCACCGCTATTAGCCATTATGGCCAGGTTTGTCGCTCATTTTGGCGGGTTTATCCCCTGGCACCAAAGTGGTCGATTAATTTAATTAAACGAAACAAGCTTTTATTATCCCCTTAGCTTTATTACTTTTGCCACGCTGCAAGCATGAGCATCTGTTGGGGATGTAATAAAAAGACTTGCACAACACCTAAGAAATTCCCGCTTCCATATAAACTGATTTTATGGGTTGGTTCAAGCGACTTAAAGACGGTATTCAGACAGCAACGAGGAACAAGAAAGAAGCTCCTGAGGGGCTTTGGTATAAATGTAAACGTTGTAAAGAAACTTCTACCATGAAGGAGTTGCGGGAAAACGCTTACAAGTGTCCTCACTGCAACTATCATGTAAGAATAGGTTCTTACGATTACTTTGACCTCATCTTCGATGGCAATTTCGATTTGATGTTCGAGGAGTTTCGTTCAAAGGATCATCTTCATTTCGTAGATCTAAAATCTTATCCCGAAAGGCTCAACAGTGCCTATAAAAAAACGGGACTTACGGATGCTATTACCGTTGCGAAAGGCAAGGTCAATCGCCGCCCACTGGTTATTGCAGCGATGGATTTTCAGTTTATCGGAGGTTCCATGGGCTCGGTTGTGGGGGAAAGAATTTCTCGTGCTATTGACCATTGCCGTGAGACCCGCACGCCCTTCATGATTATTTCCAAGACGGGTGGTGCCCGAATGATGGAATCTGCTTTCAGCTTGATGCAGATGGCGAAAACATCTGCTAAGCTGAGTACCCTGGCCAAAGCTGGCGTGCCTTATTTCTCTTTTATGACAGATCCTACCACGGGAGGCGTTACGGCTTCTTTCGCAATGCTGGGGGATATCAACTTTGCGGAACCAGAAGCACTGATTGGTTTTGCGGGTCCTCGTGTCATCAAAGAAACGATTAAAAAAGAGCTGCCTGAAGGATTTCAAACTTCGGAATTTGTACTGGAGCACGGTTTCCTTGATTTCATTGTAGATAGAAAAGATCTTAAAGAGCGGATCTCCGATCTACTCCAGCTTTTTGAGAAGTAATGCGCTTCGTCAACCACCTGTCTGAAGTATTCATTATCGCATACTCTTGAGTGATTGAACCCTATTCGTTGTGGTTCGCTCACAACAACAGTATTAATACCACAGAAAGATGGATAAAAGCATACTCGCTTTGGTTATTATCTTGACCACCAATTTCCTTGCTGCTCAAGATGCTACCCCTCCCGTTTTGAATCCTTTAATGTATAAGATTGCTGAAGCTGCCTCACCTGCCCGCTTGGAAGCTGATATCCGTACATTGGTCAATTTTGGTACCCGCCACACCTTAAGTGATACCCTTTCTGAAACGCGGGGGATCGGAGCCGCGCGCCGTTGGATCAAAGCAAGTTTCGATAAAATCAGTACAGATTGTGATGATTGTCTTCAAGTGGAATACCAAAGAACACTGGTGCCAGCGGCAGATAATCGCCGTATTCCTGAGGACACCTGGGTCGTCAATGTAATGGCGATCCAAAAAGGAACGCGCTACCCCAACCGTTACGTCATCATGAGCGGGGATATTGATTCTCGCGTGAGTGATCCCTTGAATGGTACGGATGATTCTCCCGGTGCCAATGACAATGCCAGTGGTATGGCCGGGGTGATTGAAGCTGCCAGAGTGCTTTCAAAATACGAATTCCCGGTCTCAATTATTTATGTGGGACTTTCTGGCGAGGAGCAAGGTCTTTTTGGAGGGCAGCATCTGGCACAAAAAGCCCTTGATGAAGG is a window from the Lewinella sp. LCG006 genome containing:
- the accD gene encoding acetyl-CoA carboxylase, carboxyltransferase subunit beta, translated to MGWFKRLKDGIQTATRNKKEAPEGLWYKCKRCKETSTMKELRENAYKCPHCNYHVRIGSYDYFDLIFDGNFDLMFEEFRSKDHLHFVDLKSYPERLNSAYKKTGLTDAITVAKGKVNRRPLVIAAMDFQFIGGSMGSVVGERISRAIDHCRETRTPFMIISKTGGARMMESAFSLMQMAKTSAKLSTLAKAGVPYFSFMTDPTTGGVTASFAMLGDINFAEPEALIGFAGPRVIKETIKKELPEGFQTSEFVLEHGFLDFIVDRKDLKERISDLLQLFEK
- a CDS encoding TlpA family protein disulfide reductase, producing the protein MKLAPLLLAAIALLTLTTCLRMENPYTKIPPGVWRAVLQLDPSAVTPNPKGEYREDKLGLTFDEVTNGELPFNFEVEYTDDTTFQIVFLNGDERIVVKDVSFGRSKYRAKDSIRINFPIYDTYIVGLYEEGLIEGEYVVNYRENYSIPFIAHFGENHRFTKIPKAPALDLSGIWEVTFGPGGDESAAFAGIGEFVQNNNQLSGTFRTETGDYRYLEGEVSGNKAYLSVFDGAHAFLFEAQIDADNETMVGSFRSGKHYRTIWEARRNSEATLKSPYELTKVIDGGQAIDFTFPNTKGEPVSLSDEAFAGKAKLVQLMGTWCPNCKDETQFLLDYFSKNPHPDLQVISIGFERYRDEERALAALGRYQERNEIPYPVLWGGYYDKEEASKALPMLNEIISYPTLLFIDKENRVRKIHTGFDGPATSRFEAFQEEFEQSIQQLLSAS
- the hemE gene encoding uroporphyrinogen decarboxylase; translated protein: MRLENDLLLRVAQGAEVERPPVWLMRQAGRILPEYRALRAKLSGFKELVETPALAAEVTLQPVDILGVDAAIIFSDILVIPEAMGLTYEMIEKKGPSFPTTIKSRQDIDDLITGETAASELTYVYDALTLTKKQLAGRVPLIGFAGAPWTIMAYMVEGGGSKTFSKARKMLFREPAMAHALLEKITITTIAYLKQKVKHGADLIQLFDSWAGILSPELYREFAIPYLRQITEALREDGTPVTIFAKDAWFALPDLAALPCQVIGLDWTQQPAELRKSLQTDKAFQGNLDPCQLYAPGEKVAAATKKMLSTFGKKHIANLGHGVYPDTPLEGVRAFIQTVQSHRY
- a CDS encoding dicarboxylate/amino acid:cation symporter; the encoded protein is MKNLPLHWKIIIGLFLGIIYAFFSVKWGWNKFTIDWIDPFGTIFIRLLKFIAVPLVLLSIISGISTLPDLSKLGRMGAKTMAAYLITTVAAVGVGLILVNIAQPGATIAQDQRIKNRIKYELWVQQTDGVEILDGKHFLSDPAYANFRDAAASELVDELNRAQEDPSLSKKMADASQMKEAGPLQFFVDFVPENIFQSLSDGKLMLQVIFFGIFFGIVLLMIPREKAEPVMAFIDGTNEVFLKMVEVVMNAAPFFVFALMAGVIAKMASTTAEVIEIFKGLAAYSLVLVAGLAFMIFVFYPLLMKIFVRELPYAAFFRKISPAQFLAFSTSSSAATLPVTLECVRDNLGVSKNVSNFVLPIGATVNMDGTSLYQAVAVVFMAQMHFVDLSIAQQATIVLTATLASIGSAAVPSAGLVMMIVVLQSVGLNPAWIAIIFPVDRILDMCRTVVNVTGDATVSTLIAKSEGDLDMEILNS